In the genome of Opitutia bacterium KCR 482, one region contains:
- a CDS encoding glycosyl hydrolase family 28 protein translates to MMKKMMLTKLFAPLAALFVLPFAACAKSEPTVITYPAPASEKARTSWSVSVNGKNVDIYKALSPQFEGGEYYFAMFDFDRDAEITVKSAKPLDKAELFPNRIKAKVSEKNRIVFDVAKPPFSAVVIRDERNMPLVIFGNPLEKDAPKAGDKNVVYFGAGVHTPDEIKLSDNQTLYIAGGAVVKSRLRATGKNISVRGRGILSGELSERFSTGNMLDFDKCENLSVRDIVCKDPSGWMFVVRSSKGVEIDNVKLCASRMINDDAIDLCNTSDVSIKNVFARAQDDIIAVKGMGGAESTVGTVISGKPAFGAFLPCKNISIENCLFWTDIANIFRIGFECAASEMADIKVRNIDVPFYAVNCRDPRAFWSKGIIWLQAANAMPMRNVSFENITVRSNGNDMCMLIANPRKIKLTIHADSDKAGKVFDCSLKNFKVYGKKGDFKGTIFIDGVDENSFVKNLSLENFEYFGEKIGADYKHFELGKNNTSGVSIK, encoded by the coding sequence ATGATGAAAAAAATGATGTTAACAAAACTCTTCGCGCCGCTTGCCGCGCTGTTCGTTTTGCCGTTTGCCGCGTGCGCAAAATCCGAGCCGACAGTAATAACCTACCCCGCGCCCGCTTCGGAAAAGGCGCGGACGAGCTGGAGTGTGAGCGTCAACGGAAAGAATGTGGATATTTACAAGGCGTTGTCGCCGCAGTTCGAGGGCGGCGAGTACTACTTTGCGATGTTCGATTTCGACCGCGACGCCGAAATTACCGTGAAATCCGCCAAGCCCCTCGACAAGGCGGAGCTGTTCCCGAACCGAATAAAGGCGAAAGTTTCGGAAAAGAACAGGATTGTTTTCGACGTCGCAAAGCCGCCGTTCAGCGCGGTCGTGATTCGCGACGAGCGCAACATGCCGCTTGTAATCTTCGGCAATCCGCTCGAAAAGGACGCGCCGAAAGCGGGCGACAAAAACGTTGTGTACTTCGGCGCGGGCGTGCACACTCCCGACGAAATAAAGCTTTCCGACAACCAGACGCTGTACATCGCGGGCGGGGCTGTCGTGAAGTCGAGGCTTCGGGCGACGGGCAAAAACATCTCCGTTCGCGGGCGCGGAATTTTGAGCGGCGAGCTGTCGGAGCGTTTCAGCACGGGCAACATGCTCGACTTCGACAAATGCGAAAACCTCTCCGTGCGCGACATCGTCTGCAAAGACCCGTCGGGCTGGATGTTCGTCGTGCGGTCGAGCAAAGGCGTGGAAATCGACAACGTAAAGCTCTGCGCCTCGCGCATGATTAACGACGACGCAATCGACCTCTGCAACACTTCCGACGTCTCCATTAAAAACGTCTTCGCCCGCGCCCAGGACGACATCATCGCCGTCAAGGGAATGGGCGGCGCGGAGAGCACCGTAGGCACGGTGATTTCGGGAAAGCCTGCGTTCGGCGCGTTCCTGCCGTGCAAAAATATCTCGATAGAAAACTGCCTGTTCTGGACGGACATAGCCAACATTTTCAGAATCGGCTTCGAGTGCGCCGCGTCGGAAATGGCGGACATCAAAGTGCGCAACATCGACGTGCCGTTCTACGCCGTCAACTGCCGCGACCCGCGGGCATTTTGGTCGAAGGGCATAATCTGGTTGCAGGCGGCAAACGCCATGCCCATGCGCAACGTCTCCTTCGAAAACATCACCGTGCGCTCGAACGGGAACGACATGTGCATGCTTATTGCCAATCCGCGCAAAATCAAGCTTACAATACACGCCGACTCCGACAAGGCGGGCAAGGTTTTCGACTGCTCCCTTAAAAACTTCAAAGTGTACGGCAAAAAGGGCGACTTCAAGGGGACGATTTTCATCGACGGCGTCGACGAAAATTCGTTCGTGAAAAACCTGAGCCTCGAAAACTTCGAATACTTCGGCGAAAAAATCGGCGCGGACTACAAGCATTTCGAGCTCGGCAAAAACAACACATCGGGAGTTTCGATAAAGTAG
- a CDS encoding alpha-galactosidase, translating to MNRAIHTILAVAGASIFAAFSRAAEYAPLFEAPEAASASLKYGGEQLAFGAPAETPLEDTPECAAKRLVYTSPDGLLQVEREIRRYKKFPITEFKTTLRNVSKKSASKNLSDLCVYSLILKNNPDNIKSDKVKIRRLKGAATTMFDFAEETVVLERRPQSDSLLLENKTGYPASVWLPYFGADFDELNGALFAVGGCGNWSALFEIDRRNFSLKIGVPDCDFSLNPEESVSLPSVLVMRRKNMRIADAQNLWRKFVFEHKTPKDAVGKPVCAPIYTSIGGNIPTEKLVNIADFARVHELPFSMYGVDAGWFGGAHVPKKKGAFGDWMQNAGDWRVNTNVHPQKLLPLAKAANAAGMKFSLWIEIERVMPQTPLWREHPEFLAPSPDNSRAVLNLGDKNAWNYAFETLSNTLEENGADVWRMDSNLPADTMSAAFDLLDSKSPNRRGIGMLKHAEGVLKLWDALKQKYPQMQFDNCASGGRRLDCESMSRTFVVWRSDSQCWRIDGAAESNQIQTFYLSSWLPSHTGGNGASLDDQYAMASAMNAGFFVSSGALKDASRLPLLREYFGWAQRIRKYIARDFYRLTQAPENFENWCAYQGHDPESGGGFIAAFRRRQSPAGFLRISPRGIDENAVYEIENKDGSKSKISGRDFKDLRIDLPPRDFQFLFYRKMAAPR from the coding sequence ATGAACAGAGCAATCCACACCATATTGGCCGTTGCGGGCGCATCTATCTTCGCGGCGTTTTCCCGCGCCGCGGAGTATGCGCCGCTTTTCGAAGCGCCCGAAGCGGCGTCGGCGTCGCTAAAATACGGAGGCGAACAGCTTGCGTTCGGCGCGCCCGCCGAAACTCCGCTTGAAGACACTCCCGAATGCGCGGCGAAACGGCTCGTCTACACTTCGCCCGACGGGCTGCTGCAAGTGGAAAGGGAAATCCGCCGATACAAAAAATTTCCGATAACCGAATTCAAAACCACCCTGCGGAACGTTTCGAAAAAATCGGCTTCGAAAAACCTTTCGGACTTATGCGTGTACTCGCTAATCCTGAAAAACAACCCCGACAATATTAAAAGCGACAAGGTGAAAATCCGCAGATTGAAAGGCGCGGCAACTACAATGTTTGACTTCGCCGAAGAAACCGTAGTGCTCGAACGCCGCCCGCAGTCCGACTCCCTTCTGCTCGAAAACAAAACGGGCTACCCCGCGTCGGTCTGGCTTCCCTATTTCGGCGCGGATTTCGACGAGCTAAACGGCGCGCTGTTCGCCGTCGGCGGGTGCGGGAACTGGAGCGCGCTCTTCGAAATAGACAGGCGGAATTTCTCGCTTAAAATCGGCGTTCCCGACTGCGATTTTTCGCTGAATCCCGAAGAGTCGGTAAGTTTGCCGTCGGTGCTCGTAATGCGCCGGAAAAATATGCGCATTGCCGACGCGCAGAACCTCTGGCGCAAATTCGTGTTCGAACACAAGACGCCCAAAGACGCCGTCGGCAAGCCCGTTTGCGCCCCTATATATACGAGCATAGGCGGCAACATTCCGACCGAAAAGCTCGTAAACATCGCCGACTTCGCGCGGGTTCACGAGTTGCCGTTTTCGATGTACGGCGTCGACGCGGGTTGGTTCGGCGGCGCGCACGTCCCGAAGAAAAAGGGCGCTTTCGGCGACTGGATGCAAAACGCGGGCGATTGGCGCGTAAACACAAACGTACACCCGCAAAAACTTTTGCCTCTCGCAAAAGCCGCAAACGCGGCGGGAATGAAATTTTCGCTCTGGATTGAAATCGAGCGCGTAATGCCGCAAACGCCGCTCTGGCGCGAACACCCCGAATTTCTTGCGCCATCTCCCGACAACTCCCGCGCCGTCCTCAACTTGGGCGACAAAAACGCATGGAACTACGCGTTCGAAACGCTTTCCAACACCCTCGAAGAAAACGGCGCAGACGTCTGGCGAATGGACTCCAATCTGCCCGCCGACACTATGTCCGCCGCATTCGACCTGCTCGACTCGAAATCTCCGAACCGCAGGGGAATCGGCATGCTCAAGCACGCCGAAGGCGTTCTGAAACTTTGGGACGCGCTCAAACAAAAATACCCGCAAATGCAGTTCGACAACTGCGCAAGCGGCGGCAGGCGGCTCGACTGCGAATCGATGTCGCGCACGTTCGTCGTGTGGCGTTCCGATTCCCAATGCTGGCGGATAGACGGCGCGGCTGAATCGAACCAAATACAGACTTTCTACCTGTCGTCTTGGCTGCCCTCTCATACGGGCGGCAACGGCGCGAGCCTCGACGACCAATACGCGATGGCAAGCGCGATGAACGCCGGCTTTTTCGTGTCGTCGGGGGCGCTGAAAGACGCGTCGCGGCTTCCGCTTCTCCGCGAATATTTCGGCTGGGCTCAACGCATACGCAAATACATTGCGCGCGATTTTTACAGGCTTACCCAGGCCCCCGAAAACTTCGAAAATTGGTGCGCCTATCAGGGGCACGACCCCGAATCGGGCGGGGGGTTCATTGCGGCATTCCGCCGCCGGCAAAGCCCCGCCGGCTTCCTGCGAATCAGTCCGCGCGGAATCGACGAAAACGCGGTGTACGAAATCGAAAACAAGGACGGCTCGAAGTCGAAAATATCGGGCAGGGACTTCAAAGACCTGCGCATAGACCTTCCGCCGCGCGACTTCCAATTCCTGTTTTACAGAAAGATGGCCGCGCCCAGATAG
- a CDS encoding Gfo/Idh/MocA family oxidoreductase → MVRFAVIGMGPIGSMHVDNLMGGKIPEAEIACACEQRPVEDPKYAGLKIYKELDDMLAAGGFDAVIVSTPSFTHYPLAKKCLEAGYHTLVEKPIALCTADAIELQEFAKKCGKKCAIMLNQRTTPLYARIKELIDSGEIGKINRVSWTMSNWYRPDIYFQSSPWRGTWKGEAGGALINQSIHNIDIWAWAFGMPEKLRAWCKFGKYHDIEVEDEVVCHLDLKGGASATFITSTGEYPGANRLEIAGDKAFVVAENDALTITRIEGSSLSEYTRDTLYMFGSPDTKTETETFDGKGEQHVGVLKNFARAIDSDGRLDFDASQGELSLELANAMLLSAWTDSEVSFPLDHAKYKKMLDGKIASSKLRDKPRQGAIVDFKKSFK, encoded by the coding sequence ATGGTAAGATTTGCGGTAATAGGAATGGGCCCCATCGGCTCAATGCACGTTGACAACCTCATGGGAGGGAAAATCCCCGAAGCGGAAATCGCATGCGCATGCGAGCAGCGCCCCGTGGAAGACCCAAAATATGCGGGGCTTAAAATATACAAAGAGCTTGACGACATGCTCGCAGCGGGCGGCTTCGACGCGGTGATTGTTTCGACCCCATCGTTCACGCACTATCCGCTCGCAAAAAAGTGCCTCGAAGCGGGCTACCACACCCTCGTTGAAAAACCCATCGCCCTCTGCACGGCGGACGCGATAGAGCTTCAGGAGTTCGCAAAAAAATGCGGAAAGAAGTGCGCAATCATGCTCAACCAGCGCACGACCCCGCTCTACGCGCGAATCAAAGAGCTTATCGACAGCGGCGAAATCGGCAAAATCAACCGCGTTTCGTGGACGATGTCGAACTGGTACAGACCCGACATCTACTTCCAGTCGAGCCCGTGGCGCGGGACGTGGAAGGGCGAGGCGGGCGGCGCGCTCATCAACCAGTCTATACACAACATCGACATTTGGGCGTGGGCGTTCGGAATGCCCGAAAAGCTCCGCGCGTGGTGCAAATTCGGCAAATACCACGACATCGAAGTCGAGGACGAAGTAGTCTGCCACCTCGACCTCAAAGGCGGCGCGAGCGCGACTTTCATAACCTCCACGGGCGAATACCCCGGCGCAAACAGGCTCGAAATCGCGGGCGACAAGGCGTTTGTCGTGGCGGAAAACGACGCGCTTACAATCACGCGCATCGAGGGCTCTTCGCTCTCGGAATACACCAGGGACACACTCTACATGTTCGGCTCGCCCGACACAAAGACCGAAACCGAAACGTTCGACGGCAAAGGCGAACAGCACGTCGGCGTTCTCAAAAACTTCGCCCGCGCGATAGACTCGGACGGGCGGCTCGACTTCGACGCCTCGCAGGGCGAGCTTTCGCTCGAACTCGCAAACGCGATGCTGCTTTCGGCGTGGACCGATTCGGAGGTTTCGTTCCCGCTCGACCACGCGAAATACAAGAAGATGCTCGACGGGAAAATCGCGTCGTCCAAGCTGCGCGACAAGCCGCGTCAGGGCGCGATTGTAGACTTCAAAAAATCCTTCAAATAA